One stretch of Helicobacter jaachi DNA includes these proteins:
- a CDS encoding sigma-54-dependent transcriptional regulator has protein sequence MKIAIIEDDINYRKSLETAFEDYAQYEIVSFKNPKEALKKLDSSFELIITDINMPQMDGLSFLQELNGQYEAIVITGNASVQNAIKSIRLGVKDFLIKGFEIEELIKAIHRSHKVRQITQQSTKSNSQVKPQPTDSKDFIASSPKLEELKTLALKVAKTDASVLLLGQSGVGKDVFANFIHKHSHRANAPFIAINMAAIPEHLLESELFGYEKGAFTDATSAKPGILEDANGGSVFLDEIGEMPLALQAKLLRVLQEKSLTRLGSSKPIKIDVRFISATNADIEAKIAKHEFREDLFFRLQTIPLLIPPLKERKEEILPLSEWRLAAVCEQYGLESKQFSKAAKEALLAYEWYGNVRELLSVVERAGILSEGNEISAEDLFLQSRAQALSGNVNKNNSIAELEKQLITQTLAQTRNDLQKASDILGMSLEVLRHKIARYGL, from the coding sequence ATGAAAATTGCCATTATCGAAGATGATATCAACTATCGCAAGTCCTTGGAAACAGCATTTGAGGACTATGCGCAATATGAAATTGTGAGCTTTAAAAATCCAAAAGAAGCGCTAAAAAAGCTAGATTCTAGCTTTGAGCTTATTATTACAGATATTAATATGCCTCAAATGGATGGGCTAAGCTTTTTGCAAGAGCTTAATGGACAATATGAAGCCATCGTCATTACCGGCAATGCCTCTGTGCAAAATGCCATAAAGTCCATAAGGCTTGGCGTTAAAGACTTTCTCATCAAAGGTTTTGAGATAGAAGAGCTTATAAAAGCCATACACAGAAGTCACAAGGTGCGTCAAATCACGCAGCAATCCACTAAATCAAATTCGCAAGTAAAGCCACAGCCTACAGATTCAAAAGATTTTATCGCCTCATCGCCCAAACTTGAAGAGCTTAAAACACTGGCTTTAAAAGTGGCAAAAACTGATGCAAGCGTGCTGCTTTTAGGGCAAAGCGGTGTGGGCAAAGATGTATTTGCAAATTTTATCCACAAGCACTCTCACCGCGCAAATGCGCCTTTTATTGCTATTAATATGGCAGCCATTCCTGAACATTTATTAGAATCTGAACTTTTTGGCTATGAAAAAGGAGCTTTCACAGACGCTACAAGCGCAAAACCGGGCATTTTAGAGGACGCAAATGGCGGAAGTGTATTTTTAGATGAAATTGGCGAAATGCCCCTTGCACTGCAAGCCAAGCTCCTGCGCGTCTTGCAAGAAAAAAGCCTCACAAGACTAGGTAGCTCAAAACCTATTAAAATTGATGTGCGCTTTATCTCCGCCACAAACGCCGACATAGAAGCAAAAATTGCCAAACACGAATTTAGAGAGGATTTATTTTTTAGATTACAAACCATTCCCTTACTCATTCCTCCGCTTAAAGAGCGCAAAGAGGAGATTTTGCCACTGAGTGAGTGGAGGCTAGCAGCAGTGTGTGAGCAGTATGGCTTAGAATCTAAGCAATTTTCTAAAGCCGCAAAAGAAGCACTGCTTGCGTATGAATGGTATGGCAATGTGCGCGAGCTGCTCTCCGTCGTGGAGCGAGCGGGGATTTTAAGTGAGGGTAATGAAATTAGCGCGGAGGATTTATTTTTACAATCGCGTGCGCAGGCTTTAAGCGGCAATGTGAATAAAAATAATAGCATTGCTGAATTAGAAAAGCAGCTCATCACGCAAACGCTTGCCCAAACGCGCAATGACTTGCAAAAGGCAAGCGATATATTAGGTATGAGCCTTGAAGTGCTGCGGCATAAAATCGCGCGCTATGGGCTATGA